AGATTTGTGCTTTGAACGGCCATTTGCTTCTTTTGTATTGCACATCAACATCATACAGAGAAGGCTGAGAGGTGATTGTATGGACTCTTTTGTTTAATCTCGATGTATGAGCTCATATAGTTGAATTCTGCtgctataattatatattatatatgttgtacaaatgaagcaatattattatatgaaaatattttttttatgggaaaaaggtcttcaccgccggttcgtgtcttcaaccggcggtgttgatgtCTCCATCACCAACGATTCCagatacgaaccggcggtgatgggtgcacatcaccaacggttgtagaaccggcggtgatggcctcGCTATCACCAACGACTTAAATCTAACGGTTCCcaaaaccgttggtgatgtaCTTTTAGAACCGGCGATGATAGGAGTGGCTGTAGTAGTGAATGGTCAAACTTAATGTCAGAAAAGTCAAACATctgtaatttggaacggagggagtatgcaaAAGAATGGAGGAAGGTCTGAGGGAGCAAGTAGCGGTTAAAATATCTTTGCACTTTAAGTCCTGACAGGTACCGCCCCAAATTGTTTTTTCCATTTAAAGAAGTCGCAAATTCAGCAAATGAAACACGAGGGGCAGCAGCAAGGGCATATAAAATTTATCTGAAAAATAGAGGGGATCATCAGATGAAGCAACGCTAGCAGCATCGTGACTGAATTCAAACCTCCCGTTATATATAGCGAGCTACCCCGCTAGACACGCCGAGGAGCGCATCAGCATCGCCACTCCCCAGTTCCAGAGTAGAATTGTAAGGGCCAGGCCGGCACAACGAACGAACTTGAGAAAGGGAGCAGCAGCTCAGCTCCTTCCTGCGCCGTGACCTCTTGTTGCCTCTGCGTATCTGAAGCTGTTGATGCGAGTGAGGGCGCCATCTCCATGGctctcctggcggcggcggcggcgaggatggacGACCACGACGAGTACGCCAAGCTCGTCAGGGGGATGAACCCGCCCAGGTGATTGATCGATCATCGGTTTTCTGACTTTTGTTTTTCATCTCTTCACCTTCTTCTCCTTTTGCTTCTCTGGGTTCAAGAATTTTctttttaggaaaaaaaaagaaaggatgtCGGACTTGATAGAGCGCGTTTAGTCCCCCTAAAATTTTCGCCtcgaaatttgtgacttttcctttggacacatgcatggagcactaaatgtaattaaataacaaaactaattacacagtttggatgtacacgacgagacgaatctgttaagcctaattagtgcatgattagccataaagtgctacagtaacccacatgtgctaatgatgcggtcaaagacctcgaaagattcgtctcgcggtttccaagtgagttctgaaattagttttttaattagtgtccgaaaaatctTTCCGATATCTGGTCAAACCGTTGACgtgacacaaaaaaaaaatttgttgggGAACTAAACGGGCCATATGCCAGCTTCCATCAGCTCCTTGTGTTATCCGGTTCTTGTTTAAGCCTTCTTGTGCTATGCAGTCCTTGTTTTAGCCGTTGTTTCTTGTCTGGTAATCCTAGCTTTTCCCCCCAAGATTTCAATTTTacatacccgcaaaaaaaaagatttcaATTTTACAAGAAAATTTGTGTAACCGATTTCGTTCAATCCGTTTGCTTCTTGGTATGCTCAAACCTTGAAGAACACAGCAGCATGGTCCTCTGTTCTTGCTTTCTTCCGTCCTTGCTCTGTTTTGCACAGTAAAGTACAGAGGAGATAGGATTTAGgccttccttttctttcctccgCCTCCTTTCCTTTTGTTCCATTTTGCTTGGACTTCTCTGTTCCCTGATGGATTACTGACATGTGCCGTGCAAAATTAACAGGGTCGTGATCGATAACGATGCCTCCGACGACGCGACGGTGATCCGGGTGGACAGCGTGAACAGCCACGGcacgctgctcgccgtcgtccAGGTCATCGCCGACCTCAACCTCGTCATCCGCAAGGCCTACTTCTCCTCCGACGGCAACTGGTTCATGGACGGTCAGTACCCAATCACCATGTTACTTTGCCACTCCAACGATTCCTTAATCTTCTTGTCTgaaattggaaaaaaaaaagttgaattcTAATTCCTTTCTAATCTTTCAGTGTTCAATGTCACCGACCGTGACGGCAACAAGGTTGTTGACGCCTCAACCATCGCCTACATCCAGAAGGTAATCAAACCTCTGGTTCATCCACTGAATTTCGCATGTTCTCggctgatgttttttttttcttgggttTGATTCTGAATTCTGATCGAGTTTGGGTTGCTGCCGGGGCAGACGCTGGAGGCGGACGACTGGTACTACCCAGAGACGCGCAACACGGTGGGCATCGTGCCGTCGGAGGAGTACACCTCCATCGAGTTGACGGGCACCGACCGCCCGGGCCTGCTCTCCGAGGTGTGCGCGGTGCTTGTCGTCATGGGTTGCGCGGTCCAGAGCGCCGAGCTGTGGACGCACAACacgcgcgtcgccgccgtcgtgcaCGTCACCGACGCCGAGTCCGGCGGCGCCATCGAGGACGCCGGCTGCATCGCCGACATCAGCGCGCGCCTCGGCAACCTGCTGCGCGGGCAGAGCGacgtgcgcgccggcggcggcgcgggcacccCGGCGCAGCACAAGGAGCGGCGGCTGCACCAGATGATGTTCGACGACCGGGGCGGGcacgccgacgccgcggccggcgccgacgccgccggcccggcGCGGACGGAGGTGTCCGTGACGGCGTGCGCGGAGCGCGGGTACACGGCGGTGGTGGTCCGGTGCCGCGACCGGCCCAAGCTGCTGTTCGACACCGTGTGCACCATCACGGACATGGAGTACGTGGTGCACCACGGCACCGTGAGCGCGgagcccgccggcggcgcgtaCCAGGAATACTACATCCGGCACGTCGGCGGGCACGCCGTCCGGTGCGaggccgagcggcggcgcctggTGCGGTGCCTGGAGGCCGCCATCGAGCGGCGCACCGCCGAGGGCCTGGAGCTGGAGGTGCGCACGGGGGACCGCGCCGGCCTGCTCTCCGACATCACCCGCATCTTCCGGGAGAACGGGCTCACCATCCGGCGCGCCGAGATCTcgtccgccggcggcgaggccgtggACACGTTCTACCTGTCCGACCCGCAGGGCCACCCCGTGGAGGCCAAGACCATCGAGGCCATCCGCGCGCAGATCGGCGAGGCCACGCTGAGGGTGAAGAACAACCCGTTCGCCGCCGGGGACGGCGCGGCGAGCAAGGACGCCGGcgtcgcgggcgccggcgccggtgccggcacgACGGCGTTCATCTTCGGGAAC
This sequence is a window from Panicum virgatum strain AP13 chromosome 7K, P.virgatum_v5, whole genome shotgun sequence. Protein-coding genes within it:
- the LOC120640760 gene encoding ACT domain-containing protein ACR6-like isoform X1, with amino-acid sequence MALLAAAAARMDDHDEYAKLVRGMNPPRVVIDNDASDDATVIRVDSVNSHGTLLAVVQVIADLNLVIRKAYFSSDGNWFMDVFNVTDRDGNKVVDASTIAYIQKTLEADDWYYPETRNTVGIVPSEEYTSIELTGTDRPGLLSEVCAVLVVMGCAVQSAELWTHNTRVAAVVHVTDAESGGAIEDAGCIADISARLGNLLRGQSDVRAGGGAGTPAQHKERRLHQMMFDDRGGHADAAAGADAAGPARTEVSVTACAERGYTAVVVRCRDRPKLLFDTVCTITDMEYVVHHGTVSAEPAGGAYQEYYIRHVGGHAVRCEAERRRLVRCLEAAIERRTAEGLELEVRTGDRAGLLSDITRIFRENGLTIRRAEISSAGGEAVDTFYLSDPQGHPVEAKTIEAIRAQIGEATLRVKNNPFAAGDGAASKDAGVAGAGAGAGTTAFIFGNLFKFYRPFQSFSLVKLYS
- the LOC120640760 gene encoding ACT domain-containing protein ACR6-like isoform X2, giving the protein MDVFNVTDRDGNKVVDASTIAYIQKTLEADDWYYPETRNTVGIVPSEEYTSIELTGTDRPGLLSEVCAVLVVMGCAVQSAELWTHNTRVAAVVHVTDAESGGAIEDAGCIADISARLGNLLRGQSDVRAGGGAGTPAQHKERRLHQMMFDDRGGHADAAAGADAAGPARTEVSVTACAERGYTAVVVRCRDRPKLLFDTVCTITDMEYVVHHGTVSAEPAGGAYQEYYIRHVGGHAVRCEAERRRLVRCLEAAIERRTAEGLELEVRTGDRAGLLSDITRIFRENGLTIRRAEISSAGGEAVDTFYLSDPQGHPVEAKTIEAIRAQIGEATLRVKNNPFAAGDGAASKDAGVAGAGAGAGTTAFIFGNLFKFYRPFQSFSLVKLYS